Proteins co-encoded in one Spirosoma endbachense genomic window:
- a CDS encoding bi-domain-containing oxidoreductase translates to MKQLIQNLKTGETLLEEVPAPQVRRGQVLIQTHRSLVSLGTERMLVEFGKANLIAKARQQPDKVKQVLEKIQSDGLRPTLEAVFRKLDQPLPLGYCNVGTVLGVGEGITDLHIGDRVASNGPHAELVCVPRNLVAHVPDGVSDDEAVFTVIGAIGLQGIRLLLPTLGETIVVVGLGLIGLLTAELLRLNGCRVIGLDVDETKLELARQRGIIALNPARDTDPVKAVLSLTNNIGADGVLITASARTDELVSQAARMSRKRGRIIVVGVVGLNLNRAEFYEKELAFQVSCSYGPGRYDEEYEQQGHDYPLPFVRWTENRNFQTILQLIASGQLPVKQLIAEVVPFADYYKIYSTIGQKNRPGIASLMCYPESVSQTSTVKLYEAKYEPNAGTVGIIGAGNFTAATLLPALKAAGANIKAIASASGLSATLLARKYGVSESTSDYGQLLNDPDIDLCVITTRHNSHARMTVQALRAGKHVFVEKPLAIHNDEVAQIMEAQQQAGRLVMVGFNRRFSLYSQKMKSLLGGDLSGQIPMNVIATMNAGAIPANSWVHDRAVGGGRILGEACHFVDLITFLTSSRVISVCMNAMGKQPSETSDSASLLLRYENGSTGVINYFANGSKAYAKERIEVYSQERTLVLDNFRKLTGYGFMGFSSMSGRQDKGHVEQMSRLVRQLRNGKVNPTGEQLIPFDELINTTQTTLAALQSLREKGWIDVSRIELFQEHE, encoded by the coding sequence ATGAAACAACTTATTCAGAATCTTAAAACGGGCGAAACACTGCTCGAAGAGGTCCCTGCCCCCCAGGTACGTCGAGGGCAAGTGTTGATTCAAACACATCGATCATTAGTCTCGCTAGGTACGGAGCGAATGCTCGTTGAATTTGGGAAGGCCAACCTGATTGCCAAAGCCCGGCAACAACCCGATAAGGTGAAACAGGTGTTGGAGAAAATCCAGAGCGATGGCTTGCGGCCTACCCTTGAGGCCGTATTTCGTAAGCTCGACCAACCGCTGCCACTTGGTTACTGCAACGTTGGAACCGTATTGGGTGTGGGGGAGGGCATTACGGATCTGCACATTGGTGATCGGGTGGCATCGAATGGTCCTCATGCCGAGCTTGTTTGTGTACCGCGCAATCTGGTTGCCCACGTTCCCGATGGGGTGAGCGATGATGAAGCGGTGTTTACCGTGATTGGCGCTATTGGCTTGCAGGGTATCCGGCTATTACTTCCCACCTTAGGCGAAACAATAGTCGTTGTTGGTTTAGGGCTCATTGGGCTGCTCACCGCCGAATTGCTGCGACTAAATGGCTGCCGCGTTATTGGTCTGGACGTAGACGAAACCAAACTTGAACTGGCCAGGCAACGGGGTATTATAGCGCTGAACCCGGCCAGAGATACCGATCCGGTGAAAGCTGTGTTGTCGCTCACAAACAACATTGGTGCCGATGGGGTGCTGATCACGGCTTCTGCCAGAACGGATGAACTCGTATCGCAGGCGGCCCGCATGAGCCGTAAACGGGGCCGCATTATAGTAGTCGGTGTGGTAGGGCTAAACCTGAATCGTGCTGAGTTTTATGAGAAGGAGTTGGCGTTTCAGGTATCCTGTTCCTACGGTCCTGGCCGCTACGATGAGGAATATGAACAACAGGGCCATGACTATCCCTTACCCTTTGTCCGGTGGACGGAGAATCGCAATTTTCAGACAATTCTACAATTGATCGCCAGTGGTCAGCTGCCTGTAAAACAGCTTATTGCCGAGGTTGTTCCCTTTGCTGATTACTATAAAATCTATAGTACGATTGGGCAGAAAAATCGGCCAGGCATCGCATCGTTAATGTGCTATCCCGAATCGGTTAGCCAGACCTCGACAGTAAAGCTTTATGAAGCTAAATACGAGCCGAATGCGGGTACAGTCGGCATTATCGGCGCCGGAAATTTCACCGCTGCAACCCTGCTGCCAGCGCTAAAGGCGGCTGGTGCGAATATCAAAGCGATTGCTAGCGCCAGTGGACTAAGTGCTACGTTACTAGCCAGAAAATATGGTGTCAGTGAAAGTACATCGGACTATGGACAACTACTTAATGATCCTGACATTGACCTCTGTGTAATCACGACCCGGCACAATAGCCATGCCCGTATGACGGTCCAGGCTTTGCGGGCTGGCAAACACGTATTTGTTGAAAAACCACTGGCGATTCACAACGACGAGGTAGCACAGATCATGGAAGCTCAGCAACAGGCAGGGCGCTTGGTTATGGTTGGTTTCAATCGACGATTTTCACTCTATTCCCAGAAGATGAAATCGTTGCTGGGTGGGGACCTGTCGGGCCAAATCCCGATGAATGTTATTGCCACGATGAATGCCGGGGCAATTCCCGCGAATTCATGGGTGCATGATCGGGCTGTGGGTGGTGGTCGAATTTTGGGAGAGGCCTGTCATTTTGTTGATTTGATTACCTTCCTGACAAGTAGCCGAGTAATCAGTGTATGTATGAATGCAATGGGGAAGCAGCCTTCCGAAACCAGTGATTCGGCCTCGCTACTGTTACGCTATGAAAACGGGTCAACAGGGGTTATCAATTATTTTGCCAATGGCAGCAAAGCCTATGCAAAGGAGCGTATAGAGGTTTATTCGCAGGAACGGACCCTTGTACTCGACAACTTTCGCAAACTGACAGGCTACGGATTTATGGGTTTTTCGAGTATGTCTGGGCGGCAGGATAAAGGTCATGTTGAGCAGATGTCACGATTAGTTCGACAGCTCCGAAACGGGAAAGTTAACCCCACAGGAGAGCAGCTTATTCCATTTGATGAGCTAATTAATACAACCCAAACGACCCTGGCTGCGTTGCAAAGCCTGCGCGAAAAGGGGTGGATAGACGTAAGTCGTATCGAGCTTTTTCAGGAACATGAGTAA
- a CDS encoding nucleotide sugar dehydrogenase, with amino-acid sequence MFNVLKQKEKQIAVIGLGYVGLPIALEFARQFRVIGFDINEDRIAMMQRGEDPSREISPDAFSHADISFTANPDDLKSANFFVVAVPTPVDDYKVPDLKPLQRASELVGRALKPGDYVVYESTVYPGCTEDDCVPVLEKNSGLKLGKGFKVGYSPERINPGDKQHTLTTILKVVSGNDTEALREIAAVYGAIIQAGVYQAPSIKVAEAAKVIENVQRDLNISLMNELSIIFDKMGIDTHEVLKAAGTKWNFLPFTPGLVGGHCIGIDPYYLLYKARQLGYDPQVINSGRRINDGMPAYIATKLLQMLLQRGKNPRQTKVLVMGLTFKENVSDIRNSKVADLVRELMKYAINVHLVDPHASPNEVAQEYRMTLMDTPSNQYDGIIVAVGHDEYRSLDVSYFKSLMNGAPILMDLKGLFTITKGDGIEYWRM; translated from the coding sequence TTGTTCAACGTACTTAAACAGAAGGAAAAGCAAATAGCAGTGATCGGATTAGGCTATGTTGGCCTCCCGATTGCCCTTGAATTTGCCAGGCAGTTTCGCGTTATCGGCTTCGACATTAATGAAGACCGTATTGCGATGATGCAGCGGGGAGAAGATCCTTCGCGGGAGATTTCACCGGATGCTTTTTCCCACGCAGATATAAGCTTCACCGCTAACCCTGATGATTTGAAATCGGCCAACTTCTTCGTTGTAGCGGTTCCAACACCCGTAGATGATTATAAGGTGCCTGATTTGAAACCGCTTCAGCGGGCCTCTGAACTAGTTGGACGGGCATTAAAACCAGGCGATTATGTTGTCTATGAATCCACGGTTTATCCAGGATGTACGGAAGATGACTGCGTTCCTGTACTGGAAAAAAACTCTGGCTTAAAGCTGGGGAAGGGCTTCAAAGTTGGTTATTCACCCGAACGCATCAACCCTGGCGACAAACAGCACACACTGACGACTATTCTGAAAGTCGTGTCGGGTAACGATACCGAAGCATTACGGGAGATTGCGGCTGTTTATGGCGCCATCATCCAGGCCGGAGTTTATCAGGCTCCCTCTATTAAAGTGGCCGAAGCTGCTAAAGTGATCGAAAATGTACAGCGTGATCTGAATATCTCGCTAATGAATGAATTGTCGATCATTTTTGACAAAATGGGGATAGATACGCATGAGGTACTGAAAGCTGCTGGTACAAAATGGAATTTTCTGCCCTTTACACCGGGACTGGTGGGTGGTCATTGTATTGGTATTGATCCTTATTATCTGCTCTATAAAGCCCGGCAACTGGGATATGACCCGCAGGTGATCAATTCGGGGCGTCGGATCAACGACGGTATGCCTGCCTATATCGCTACCAAGTTGCTTCAAATGCTGCTTCAGCGGGGAAAGAACCCGCGTCAGACGAAGGTGCTGGTTATGGGGCTAACCTTTAAGGAAAATGTGTCAGACATCCGTAACTCGAAGGTAGCCGATTTGGTGCGCGAACTCATGAAGTACGCTATTAATGTGCACCTGGTCGATCCTCATGCGTCGCCAAATGAAGTTGCCCAGGAATATCGAATGACATTGATGGACACCCCATCAAACCAGTATGATGGAATAATTGTGGCAGTAGGTCACGATGAATACAGGTCGCTCGATGTGTCATACTTTAAATCGCTCATGAACGGGGCACCGATTCTGATGGATTTGAAAGGCTTATTCACAATAACAAAAGGAGATGGGATCGAGTATTGGCGAATGTAA
- a CDS encoding glycosyltransferase family 4 protein, with translation MTITYLFRSSGTGHSIETLFGVIQQEVGKSLPVNHVRLPHISQGIRSVWKNLRFVIRQRFNSIVHITGDVHYTVLVLSSSRTILTIHDCITLEKHRNAPLQYAFFWCFWFYLPVRRAAAVTVVSEKSRQELIHYLGRIAEKAIVVSNAYQPAFTYHPGSFNKEKPTLLQIGTASHKNLLRLTAALDGIACKLIIIGPLSESVTDELIARQIAYENHTNLSQAEILQMYVRCDIVLFVSTYEGFGMPILEANAVGRAVVTSDRSPMREVAANAALLVDPTDVTAIQKGIQRVIDDDDYRQALIEEGLRNAANYTVDVVAARYLPIYQKIGCKPT, from the coding sequence ATGACCATTACCTACCTATTTCGGAGCTCCGGTACTGGTCATAGCATCGAAACCCTATTCGGTGTTATTCAGCAGGAGGTGGGCAAGTCGTTGCCCGTAAACCACGTGCGATTACCACACATTAGTCAGGGAATTCGATCTGTTTGGAAGAACCTTCGGTTTGTGATCCGGCAACGATTCAACAGCATTGTACACATTACCGGGGATGTCCATTATACGGTTCTGGTCCTATCATCTTCCCGAACAATACTGACCATTCATGATTGCATCACGCTGGAAAAACATAGGAATGCTCCTTTACAGTATGCGTTCTTTTGGTGTTTTTGGTTTTACCTCCCAGTGCGCCGGGCTGCTGCCGTAACGGTCGTTTCTGAGAAAAGCCGACAGGAACTGATTCATTACTTAGGTCGAATTGCAGAAAAAGCTATCGTTGTATCAAACGCTTATCAGCCTGCATTTACATATCACCCAGGTTCATTCAATAAAGAGAAGCCAACACTTCTGCAGATTGGTACTGCTTCTCACAAGAATCTGCTCCGCTTAACGGCTGCCCTGGATGGGATAGCCTGTAAACTAATTATTATAGGTCCCTTGTCAGAATCTGTTACTGATGAGTTGATTGCTCGTCAAATAGCGTATGAAAATCACACGAACTTAAGCCAGGCGGAGATTCTACAGATGTACGTCAGGTGCGATATCGTACTTTTTGTCTCGACTTATGAAGGGTTTGGGATGCCTATTCTGGAGGCCAATGCGGTGGGTCGGGCGGTTGTTACATCGGATCGATCACCCATGCGAGAGGTAGCCGCCAACGCAGCTCTGCTCGTTGATCCGACTGATGTTACAGCGATTCAAAAGGGTATCCAGCGAGTAATCGACGACGACGATTATCGGCAGGCATTAATTGAAGAAGGGTTGCGAAATGCTGCGAATTATACAGTTGACGTTGTAGCTGCCCGCTATTTACCTATTTATCAGAAAATTGGGTGTAAACCAACTTAA
- a CDS encoding glycosyltransferase family 4 protein, whose amino-acid sequence MHIMMSADWFYPSQMGGPSNGIYWQAKAMRQAGRQVTVVATSQDLPPTVPIDRWLEMDCGQVIYTKNPHFYLPFKHIWYAIGAIRKADVAHINSLFYPSSVLLVMAAQLLGKRIIWAPHGELSPSALSYRPRLKRLLLRLFRSISKGIVFHSTSLAETDHIRKHFGPNAAISEIENMMEMPPVVERKARNYLLFIGRLHPIKAIDHLIKALSESVIFRRSDFVLTIAGPDSDGYLQHLKTLAKSVNLAEKINFVGPVWGTEKEQLYADARITILPSHAENFGNVVIESLAQGTPVVASTGTPWQLLESEQAGSWVANTPNELRQVIEYYIQMPSETYHFYRKQATELAHRRFDIYANVAKWERFYEEVAR is encoded by the coding sequence ATGCATATCATGATGTCGGCAGACTGGTTTTATCCATCCCAAATGGGCGGTCCAAGTAATGGTATTTACTGGCAGGCCAAAGCGATGAGGCAAGCCGGGCGACAGGTAACAGTGGTGGCTACTTCACAGGATCTACCACCGACAGTTCCTATTGACCGTTGGCTGGAGATGGATTGTGGGCAGGTAATCTATACAAAAAACCCTCATTTCTATCTCCCTTTCAAACACATCTGGTATGCAATTGGCGCTATCCGCAAGGCCGATGTAGCCCATATCAACAGCTTATTCTACCCTAGTTCGGTGCTTCTGGTAATGGCTGCGCAACTATTGGGTAAACGCATCATTTGGGCACCACACGGAGAGTTAAGCCCTAGTGCGCTAAGTTATCGACCAAGATTGAAGCGACTCCTGCTTCGTTTGTTTCGGAGCATAAGTAAAGGAATTGTGTTTCATTCGACTTCTTTAGCCGAAACGGATCACATTCGAAAGCACTTTGGTCCGAATGCGGCCATAAGTGAAATTGAGAATATGATGGAAATGCCGCCAGTAGTTGAACGGAAGGCGCGAAACTACCTGCTTTTTATCGGACGCTTACATCCAATTAAGGCCATTGATCACCTGATTAAAGCACTGAGCGAATCAGTTATTTTTCGGAGGAGCGACTTTGTTTTGACGATTGCAGGACCTGATTCAGATGGCTATCTCCAGCATTTAAAAACACTCGCCAAAAGCGTGAATCTAGCGGAAAAGATAAACTTTGTTGGGCCGGTTTGGGGTACTGAAAAAGAGCAATTGTATGCTGATGCGCGGATAACCATCCTGCCGTCGCATGCCGAAAACTTCGGGAATGTCGTGATCGAGTCGTTAGCACAGGGTACACCCGTTGTTGCCTCGACAGGAACGCCCTGGCAATTGCTCGAAAGCGAACAGGCGGGTAGTTGGGTTGCCAATACACCCAATGAGCTACGGCAGGTGATCGAATACTACATACAAATGCCTTCAGAAACATACCACTTTTATCGTAAACAGGCGACAGAATTGGCGCATAGAAGGTTTGATATTTATGCAAATGTGGCGAAGTGGGAGAGGTTTTATGAGGAGGTAGCCAGATGA
- the wecB gene encoding non-hydrolyzing UDP-N-acetylglucosamine 2-epimerase yields MKKILSIVGARPNFMKVAPLHRAFQHHPAIESKIIHTGQHYDARMSDIFFNQLNLPQPDYYLGVATGTHTQQTAEIMLKFEEVMLVEQPDWVLVVGDVTSTIACALVAVRMGVRIAHVEAGLRSGDRRMPEEINRILTDSIADTLFVTEQAGVDNLKREGVTDERIQFVGNVMIDSLVHYRAKANELTSIESLGLSPQSYVLITMHRPANVDAEKGLLRIIEIVASTAQYKTVLFPMHPRTRSSLTECGLIGQLMAIPNVQLLEPQGYLEFLNLMEHAAIVITDSGGIQEETTYLRVPCLTFRDSTERPVTVELGTNQLVADLNAQTVREKVLDVLNGRTKQGVIPPLWDGQAAGRIVTKLMET; encoded by the coding sequence ATGAAAAAAATTCTTAGTATTGTTGGAGCGCGCCCGAATTTTATGAAGGTTGCTCCCTTACATCGCGCTTTTCAGCATCATCCGGCTATTGAGTCGAAAATTATTCATACAGGCCAGCACTACGATGCGCGTATGAGTGATATCTTCTTCAATCAGCTCAATCTGCCTCAGCCTGATTATTACCTGGGCGTTGCAACAGGGACGCATACGCAGCAGACCGCCGAAATCATGCTGAAGTTCGAGGAGGTTATGCTTGTTGAGCAGCCAGATTGGGTGCTGGTTGTTGGAGATGTGACGAGTACGATTGCCTGTGCCCTGGTAGCCGTAAGAATGGGCGTTCGAATTGCTCACGTGGAGGCTGGCTTACGATCCGGCGACCGCCGAATGCCCGAAGAAATCAACCGAATCCTGACTGACTCGATTGCTGATACGCTGTTTGTGACGGAACAGGCGGGTGTCGATAATCTGAAGCGCGAAGGGGTAACTGACGAAAGAATTCAGTTCGTGGGTAACGTCATGATCGATTCACTGGTGCATTATCGCGCGAAAGCCAATGAGCTAACCAGCATAGAAAGCCTGGGGCTGAGCCCCCAGAGTTACGTACTGATAACGATGCATCGCCCGGCCAATGTCGATGCCGAAAAAGGACTACTACGTATTATCGAGATAGTGGCCAGTACTGCCCAGTACAAAACGGTGTTATTCCCCATGCATCCGCGTACGCGTTCTAGCCTGACGGAGTGTGGACTGATTGGCCAGCTAATGGCCATCCCGAATGTTCAGTTGCTGGAGCCACAAGGGTACCTGGAATTTCTGAACCTGATGGAACATGCGGCTATTGTGATCACCGATTCGGGAGGCATTCAGGAAGAAACAACTTATCTAAGAGTGCCCTGTCTGACGTTCCGTGATTCAACCGAGCGGCCCGTAACCGTCGAACTGGGGACCAATCAATTAGTAGCTGATCTGAATGCGCAAACCGTGCGCGAAAAAGTACTGGATGTGCTTAACGGCCGAACTAAACAGGGCGTCATCCCACCTTTGTGGGACGGGCAAGCGGCTGGCCGAATTGTTACAAAACTGATGGAAACATAA
- a CDS encoding lipopolysaccharide biosynthesis protein: MNAALISLKFRNKPLSVLMSGQGVVALANLVYGKAVALYISPIEWGGYSVQLAVMLLLHSLMVTPTIQSFKAEMTSSDYRRIVNFYGRILGVIYIGVFALMAIGAVLYTHNIIWALVWVAAVAQGLYSLSNDSLNFAGKHNTYSLLLIGYAVFNLLLYGVVVWVFGQNKAINLWQILALLNGVFAVVSVWQAIRLINGFRIDYQDFTDWFPTELLRKYQCYIWPLVSLAVWGWLINYADRYLIRFYMTDADIGQYTLGYGIGSKMQLVVTPLIAFLTPLIFQLKADSKLPKEVDKLLWHYLKRYFLIAGGLCIVFWATYPWIGLLLLSMAYKPAFVIGPIVASGYLFLTCIHILEIKWYAYGLTRFVLWHNCAGAIMNVILNIILIPRLGIVGAAMATLLGFAGQFLIVLWLFQYDAKS, from the coding sequence ATGAATGCAGCGTTGATTTCGCTCAAGTTCAGGAATAAACCATTGTCCGTATTAATGAGTGGACAGGGTGTGGTCGCGTTGGCTAACCTGGTGTATGGCAAAGCAGTTGCCCTCTATATTTCGCCAATCGAGTGGGGGGGGTATAGTGTCCAGTTGGCCGTCATGCTGTTGCTGCATAGCCTTATGGTAACGCCAACAATTCAGTCTTTTAAGGCTGAGATGACAAGTTCGGATTACCGGCGGATTGTAAACTTTTACGGCCGGATCTTAGGGGTAATCTATATTGGTGTTTTCGCCTTGATGGCTATCGGGGCCGTTCTTTATACACATAACATAATCTGGGCGCTGGTGTGGGTAGCAGCCGTGGCGCAGGGGCTCTATTCTCTGAGTAACGATTCCCTGAACTTTGCTGGCAAACATAACACCTACTCGTTGCTACTGATCGGTTATGCGGTCTTTAATCTCCTGTTATATGGTGTCGTTGTCTGGGTTTTTGGACAGAATAAAGCCATAAATCTATGGCAGATACTAGCCTTGTTGAATGGCGTATTTGCTGTCGTATCAGTATGGCAGGCTATTCGACTTATTAATGGATTCAGGATTGACTATCAGGATTTTACCGATTGGTTCCCTACTGAACTTCTGCGCAAATACCAGTGCTATATATGGCCTTTGGTAAGCCTGGCTGTCTGGGGTTGGCTCATCAATTATGCAGACCGATATCTTATCCGCTTTTATATGACTGATGCTGACATTGGTCAGTATACACTGGGCTATGGCATAGGGTCGAAAATGCAGCTAGTTGTGACCCCCCTGATTGCGTTTCTGACGCCATTGATTTTTCAGTTAAAAGCCGACAGTAAACTGCCAAAAGAGGTGGATAAATTGCTCTGGCATTACCTCAAACGGTATTTCCTGATCGCGGGTGGACTGTGTATCGTGTTCTGGGCGACATACCCCTGGATCGGTCTGCTGCTCCTGTCGATGGCTTACAAACCGGCATTTGTTATAGGGCCGATTGTGGCATCCGGTTATCTATTTCTGACCTGTATTCATATTCTGGAGATCAAATGGTATGCTTATGGCCTGACCCGGTTTGTTTTATGGCACAATTGTGCGGGGGCGATCATGAATGTGATTCTGAATATTATTCTGATTCCTCGTTTGGGTATTGTAGGGGCCGCAATGGCAACATTACTGGGATTTGCAGGACAGTTCCTGATCGTGTTATGGTTATTTCAATATGATGCTAAGTCCTGA
- a CDS encoding CgeB family protein translates to MKISLIGSKAFDSLEYHVSESLRVLGHEVLQVDVSDVSFLSARVNYWASRFSESYDRLIGLQLAAKVIAEGPDLVLVVYRNLHPILVDEVKKRLPGVPVVQINPDALSNLEKQQIIAANFDHYFSKEPYMVEFLRDKAGVNAHYLPEGFNPRVHQRPKIEKAGAERETKIDVLVFGSLYAYRARMVDQLIRAGINVAVYGTTGPYLLSSIISAFREQYLIGEQKNRILYGAKIVFNNFHYAEVTSVNQKYFEINGIGAFQLCDYKPTLDEYTAVSAERVTYRTMNEAIDKIRYYLAHPVERYQIADQQYLHFQQNHTFDLRMKEMLSVIGYAESIRNLESSQLP, encoded by the coding sequence ATGAAGATTAGTCTCATCGGCAGCAAGGCTTTCGATTCACTTGAGTACCACGTAAGTGAATCGTTACGGGTGTTGGGGCATGAAGTTCTACAGGTCGATGTCAGTGACGTATCATTTCTATCGGCCAGAGTCAATTATTGGGCTTCCCGCTTTAGCGAATCGTATGATCGTCTTATCGGCCTACAGTTGGCAGCCAAGGTGATCGCCGAGGGACCCGATCTGGTGTTGGTCGTTTACCGAAATCTGCACCCTATTTTGGTCGATGAGGTCAAAAAAAGGTTACCTGGTGTGCCGGTTGTTCAGATAAATCCAGATGCTTTGTCGAATCTTGAGAAGCAGCAAATCATTGCGGCCAATTTTGATCATTACTTTTCCAAAGAGCCCTATATGGTTGAATTTCTCCGGGACAAAGCAGGCGTAAACGCCCATTATCTGCCCGAAGGTTTCAATCCACGCGTTCATCAACGGCCAAAAATTGAGAAAGCTGGTGCTGAACGGGAAACGAAGATAGATGTACTGGTATTTGGCAGTTTGTACGCCTATCGTGCCAGAATGGTTGATCAGTTGATTCGGGCGGGAATCAACGTAGCAGTCTATGGCACCACAGGACCGTATCTGCTTTCCTCGATCATATCGGCCTTTCGCGAACAGTATCTTATCGGCGAACAGAAAAATCGAATTCTCTACGGTGCTAAAATTGTGTTCAATAATTTTCACTACGCTGAGGTCACATCCGTAAACCAGAAGTACTTTGAAATCAACGGCATTGGGGCGTTTCAGCTCTGCGACTACAAACCTACTCTGGACGAATATACCGCCGTTTCGGCCGAACGCGTCACCTATCGGACAATGAACGAAGCGATCGATAAAATACGCTACTATCTGGCTCATCCTGTCGAACGTTACCAAATCGCCGATCAGCAATATCTTCATTTTCAGCAAAACCACACTTTTGATCTTCGTATGAAGGAGATGCTTTCTGTAATAGGATACGCTGAATCGATAAGAAATTTAGAATCCAGTCAACTGCCGTAG
- a CDS encoding Gfo/Idh/MocA family protein, with product MNKPLGPSGEFKKLLRFAGIYGWSRAINKAIARTRPPWLRPLVFIRRKPAISVIGCGQFAFSCVCYYLKKQIGTAFLSAFDTDGQQARSLSRYYGFREVTTTPDALLNNPDLAVLYVVSNHASHTAYAVEGLTRNKIVYVEKPVSVTRQQLVRLCQAVRQSSGQVFAGYNRPYSKAIQLLRKRVDSSSEAAGFSISYVINGHQIPSEHWYRNAEEGTRICGNLGHWIDLTIHLFFWRSIPDWIDIQIAYANPNEPDDDLTVTFTTDRYDIVSILLTSRSEPFEGISEFINIQYNDIIAHIDDFRRLTIWQGAVKKVWRFWPKDVGHQRAVMQPFLENNRNWLEVELSTLLMLFIRDMVLKRQTGLRFNTHQELAGFEADLQSASLLYPPFTHEKNS from the coding sequence ATGAATAAACCGCTAGGACCCAGCGGAGAATTTAAGAAATTACTGCGTTTTGCCGGAATTTACGGTTGGTCACGGGCTATCAATAAAGCAATAGCCCGAACTCGCCCTCCCTGGTTACGACCTTTGGTTTTTATTCGCCGGAAACCGGCTATTTCGGTCATTGGATGCGGCCAGTTTGCCTTTAGTTGTGTGTGTTATTATCTGAAAAAACAAATCGGCACTGCGTTTCTGAGCGCATTTGATACGGATGGACAACAGGCCCGATCGCTGAGCCGGTACTATGGTTTTCGGGAAGTAACAACTACGCCGGATGCCTTACTGAATAATCCGGATCTGGCGGTTTTGTATGTGGTGTCGAACCATGCATCGCATACGGCCTATGCTGTAGAAGGATTGACCCGAAACAAAATCGTTTATGTCGAAAAACCTGTTTCGGTGACCCGACAACAACTGGTGAGGCTTTGTCAGGCGGTGCGGCAATCATCGGGTCAGGTGTTTGCAGGCTATAATCGACCTTACTCAAAAGCAATCCAATTGCTCCGAAAACGTGTGGATTCTTCTTCAGAAGCAGCTGGTTTTAGCATCAGCTATGTCATTAACGGGCATCAGATCCCGTCCGAACACTGGTATAGAAATGCTGAAGAAGGCACTCGGATCTGTGGCAATCTGGGTCACTGGATTGACCTGACCATTCATTTATTTTTCTGGCGAAGCATACCTGACTGGATTGACATTCAGATCGCTTATGCCAATCCGAATGAGCCGGACGACGATTTGACTGTAACGTTTACGACCGATCGTTATGACATCGTTTCGATCCTGTTAACGTCGCGGTCTGAGCCGTTTGAAGGGATTAGCGAATTCATCAATATTCAATATAACGACATCATCGCCCATATCGATGACTTTCGTCGGTTAACAATCTGGCAGGGGGCCGTAAAGAAAGTCTGGCGATTCTGGCCCAAAGATGTTGGTCACCAACGGGCAGTTATGCAGCCTTTTCTGGAAAATAATCGCAACTGGTTGGAAGTAGAGTTGTCCACCTTATTAATGCTGTTTATCCGGGATATGGTATTGAAACGGCAAACAGGCTTACGGTTTAATACGCATCAGGAACTAGCAGGCTTTGAGGCTGACCTACAGTCGGCTAGCCTATTATACCCACCGTTTACCCATGAAAAAAATTCTTAG